In Portunus trituberculatus isolate SZX2019 chromosome 28, ASM1759143v1, whole genome shotgun sequence, one genomic interval encodes:
- the LOC123510009 gene encoding DNA mismatch repair protein Msh3-like: protein MSGAKKQPTISMFFAPSNNGGSKKYTTDEGTRVKNHTQVAEVGISPAMKRAGSKTKGSKGGKTSAKRARIEEDLESSPPSQNGSPKKRSLTPWTKERLGAFSCDSAVDENEGSAMAVDEVEPPQETVSKNEKNGISDRLNAFKNTSSSSSSSSSNQQSSLSSAPSSSLKPAVLKPLPGMKLTPLEQQVADIKNKQPEVLLFVECGYKYRFFGNDAEIAAKELNIMAHLDHSFMTASIPTHRLYVHVRRLVAKGYKVGVVKQTETAALKAAGANKTAPFGRKLTALYTRSTLIGEDVTPGSRGAGLEDGDVSEGTTAMLLVLNEDKGPSGKDGAVIISMVAIQPSTGDIIYDTFEDSKTRTELCCRLDHLQPVEAVVSPNTSELTTKTITTSATKNDDCIRIERLDERKFDSKESLKLIVNLFNGEEEKVNHISTLPSCVIGCLGATLRYLAEFKLDGIVKMAGSIQKYSSSRHHMRLSGATLRNLEVLTNASEGGTKGSLFWALDNTQTKFGSRLLLRWITQPLLDEGEIRDRQDMVEEMMTSSAPVLVKLKEALYKLPDFERAITTIFHKKCSPHEFWLAVQGLSHLHSELSRAGGNLEETITSPCLVELLRDVLEGLANVEAYAANINEASAKEGKKTTLLRDFSEYPDVIKRQQDITEVEKKLNDLIPDIARTLSVPAFKYTTVSGLEYLIEVTNARIKAVPKSWSKISSTKAVSRFRSPEIEKHFQKLQQLREQLQMDCHEAWLKVLESFSGHYHRHRQAVRSLAVLDAVSALAGVAKSQGYCRPKLSAKGSGGAKLKIVQGRHPVVSQIKMGDQQYVANDTNMEVDGERVMLVTGPNMGGKSCYMRQVALIALMAQMGSFVPADSVEMTILDGIYTRMGAADEIFSGRSTFMVEVGETADIMREATKDSLVILDELGRGTSTHDGVAVAMAVLDHFLNRVGCLTVFVTHYLPLTDFGRIYPKQVGNYHMAFIVNDEEESDGVEAVTFMYQLTSGSAGQSYGLNVARLAEVPQSILVRAAEKSKELEKTCISKRKRMKLFQNLMASKVTGEIRQHLEALKTVDEGTVCEDT from the exons ATGTCTGGCGCCAAGAAACAACCCACCATTTCCATGTTCTTTGCTCCATCAAACAATGGAGGGTCAAAGAAGTATACAACAGATGAGGGGACAAGAGTCAAGAACCATACACAGGTGGCTGAG GTGGGCATCTCCCCAGCCATGAAGCGTGCCGGCAGCAAAACCAAGGGAAGCAAAGGCGGTAAAACATCAGCAAAGAGAGCAAGGATTGAAGAAGACCTGGAAAGTTCACCTCCATCTCAAAATGGCAGTCCCAAGAAGAGAAGTCTCACGCCATGGACGAAAGAAAGACTTGGTGCATTTTCCTGTg ATTCTGCTGTTGATGAGAATGAGGGAAGTGCAATGGCTGTAGATGAAGTGGAACCACCTCAAGAAACAGTCtccaaaaatgaaaagaatggcaTTAGTGATAGATTAAATGCTTTCAA GAAcacaagtagcagcagcagcagtagcagtagcaatcaacagtcatcattatcatcagctcCCTCATCATCCCTCAAGCCTGCAGTTCTTAAACCTCTGCCAGGAATGAAGCTGACCCCTCTGGAGCAGCAGGTGGCAGACATTAAGAACAAGCAGCCTGAAGTGCTCTTGTTTGTTGAGTGTGGCTATAAGTACAG ATTTTTTGGTAATGATGCTGAGATTGCTGCTAAAGAACTGAACATTATGGCTCATCTGGACCACAGCTTCATGACTGCCAGTATTCCCACACATCGCCTCTATGTGCATGTCCGCCGCCTGGTGGCTAAAG GCTACAAGGTTGGAGTGGTGAAGCAGACTGAGACCGCTGCCCTCAAAGCTGCTGGAGCCAATAAGACAGCTCCCTTTGGGCGCAAATTGACAGCACTCTATACTCGCTCCACCCTGATAGGGGAAGATGTAACTCCTGGGTCAAGAGGAGCGGGACTAGAGGATGGAGATGTGTCTGAGGGGACTACAGCCATGCTGCTGGTGTTGAATGAAGACAAGGGTCCCTCAGGGAAAGATGGGGCTGTCATTATATCCATGGTG GCCATCCAGCCCAGCACAGGTGATATCATATACGACACCTTTGAGGACTCCAAGACCAGGACTGAACTGTGTTGTCGTCTGGACCACCTACAGCCTGTGGAAGCTGTTGTCTCACCAAACACTTCAGAACTCACCACTAAAACTATCACCACCTCAGCCACCAA GAATGATGACTGTATCCGAATTGAACGGCTAGACGAGAGGAAGTTTGACAGTAAGGAGTCTTTGAAGCTCATTGTCAATCTGtttaatggagaggaggaaaaagtgaaccACATCTCCACTCTGCCTTCCTGTGTGATTGGCTGCCTGGGGGCCACCTTGCGGTACCTTGCTGAGTTCAAGCTGGATGGTATTGTCAAGATGGCTGG TTCCATCCAGAAGTACAGCTCAAGCCGCCACCACATGAGGTTGTCCGGTGCCACGCTGCGCAACCTGGAGGTGCTGACCAATGCCTCAGAGGGTGGCACCAAGGGCAGCCTCTTCTGGGCTCTGGACAACACACAGACCAAGTTTGGGTCCAG GTTACTGCTTCGGTGGATCACACAGCCACTGCTGGACGAGGGAGAGATTAGGGATCGGCAGGACATGGTGGAGGAGATGATGACCTCCAGTGCCCCAGTGCTGGTGAAGCTCAAGGAGGCTTTGTACAAACTGCCAGACTTTGAGAGGGCCATTACCACCATTTTCCATAAGAAA TGCAGCCCTCATGAGTTCTGGCTGGCTGTGCAAGGTCTCAGCCACCTCCACTCTGAGCTTTCAAGGGCTGGAGGGAACCTGGAGGAGACCATTACCTCTCCCTGCCTTGTGGAGCTTCTTAGGGATGTCTTGGAGGGCCTGGCCAATGTGGAAGCCTATGCTGCCAATATTAATGAAGCCAGTGCCAA AGAAGGCAAGAAAACCACACTTCTCAGGGATTTCTCAGAGTATCCAGATGTTATCAAAAGGCAGCAAGACATTACTGAGGTGGAGAAAAAGTTGAATGATCTTATTCCAGATATTGCAAGG ACTCTAAGTGTGCCTGCATTCAAGTACACCACAGTATCTGGCCTTGAGTACTTGATAGAAGTCACCAATGCCCGGATCAAAGCTGTCCCCAAGTCCTGGTCCAAGATTAGCTC AACAAAAGCTGTCAGCAGATTTAGATCTccagaaatagagaaacactTCCAGAAGTTACAGCAACTGAGGGAGCAGCTACAGATGGACTGTCATGAG GCATGGCTCAAGGTGCTGGAGTCATTCTCTGggcactaccaccgccaccgccaagcCGTGAGGTCCCTTGCTGTCCTGGATGCTGTGTCAGCCTTGGCTGGAGTGGCAAAGTCTCAGGGATACTGCCGTCCAAAATTGTCTGCCAAAGGGAGTGGCGGAGCAAAACTGAAAATTGTGCAAGGTCGACATCCTGTGGTGAGCCAGATTAAGATGGGAGACCAGCAGTATGTTGCCAATGACACCAACatggag GTTGATGGGGAGCGGGTGATGCTGGTGACGGGACCAAACATGGGTGGCAAGTCATGCTACATGCGACAAGTTGCCCTCATTGCCCTCATGGCACAGATGGGAAGCTTTGTTCCTGCAGACTCTGTTGAGATGACAATTCTAGATGGCATTTACACAAG GATGGGCGCTGCGGATGAGATATTCTCTGGACGCAGTACCTTCATGGTGGAAGTCGGGGAGACTGCTGACATCATGCGAGAAGCCACCAAGGACTCACTGGTGATCCTGGACGAGCTGGGTAGAGGTACCTCCACACATGACGGTGTGGCAGTGGCCATGGCTGTGTTGGACCACTTCCTCAATCGTGTTGGCTGCCTCACTGTCTTTGTCACCCACTACCTCCCTCTTACAGACTTTGGCCGCATCTACCCTAAGCAAGTGGGCAACTACCACATGGCATTTATCGTGAATGATGAGGAAG AGAGTGATGGAGTAGAAGCAGTGACCTTCATGTACCAGCTGACCTCTGGGAGTGCTGGCCAAAGCTATGGCCTCAATGTGGCCCGCCTGGCTGAGGTGCCCCAATCTATCCTGGTCAGAGCTGCTGAAAAGTCAAAGGAGCTCGAGAAAACCTGTATTTCTAAGAG gaagagaatgaagcttTTCCAGAATTTGATGGCAAGTAAGGTCACTGGAGAGATAAGGCAGCACCTGGAGGCTCTGAAGACTGTCGATGAGGGAACAGTGTGTGAAGATACCTAA